A genomic region of Gemmata massiliana contains the following coding sequences:
- a CDS encoding YkgJ family cysteine cluster protein, translating to MQVRSLPVLQNWDCHSCGDCCRSYAVPATAEERRRIEGQGWESLPEFQGVPYFVKRGGEFYLNHRADGGCVFLGADNLCRIHGTFGSAAKPLACRIYPFLLVPAGDHWNLGLRLTCPSATENKGRALSAQLGDAREYAAFFESTTSKSALEAPPPPLQGSQAVSWSDVGRIATAFSKLLADEDDPFERRWRKILFIVMMLRKATFDGGGDPKKAVTGGKLSELLHVLGLAAEDEEPALATEVKRPGWAGRTVFRQLVAVFSRKDHGAEKGIAQRGPVSRFMSAVKFASARGRVPKVHAALPDAATFAAGEVPLGALSDTTVSLLVRWHRMKIESLQFCGAPNFGLSVWEGVESLALTFPAAMWLARVLVAGGKTPDAAVTQAVRMVDDNFGFNPLLGSVRQKFALRLIANRGDLPRLVAWYGRVNDE from the coding sequence ATGCAAGTCCGCTCGCTACCCGTGTTGCAGAACTGGGACTGCCATTCCTGCGGCGATTGCTGTCGCTCGTATGCGGTGCCCGCGACCGCCGAAGAGCGCCGCCGCATCGAGGGTCAGGGCTGGGAGTCGCTGCCGGAATTCCAGGGCGTTCCGTACTTCGTGAAGCGCGGCGGTGAGTTCTACTTGAACCACCGTGCCGACGGTGGGTGCGTGTTCCTGGGTGCAGACAACCTGTGCCGCATCCACGGGACGTTCGGTTCGGCCGCGAAGCCGCTCGCGTGTCGCATCTACCCGTTCCTCCTCGTACCGGCCGGCGACCACTGGAACCTCGGGTTGCGGCTCACGTGCCCCTCGGCGACGGAGAACAAGGGACGCGCACTCAGCGCGCAACTCGGCGACGCACGCGAGTACGCGGCGTTCTTCGAGAGCACGACATCGAAGAGCGCCCTCGAAGCTCCGCCACCCCCGCTGCAAGGTTCGCAGGCCGTCTCGTGGAGCGATGTGGGGCGCATCGCGACCGCGTTCTCGAAACTGCTGGCCGACGAAGACGACCCGTTCGAGCGGCGCTGGCGCAAGATCCTCTTCATCGTCATGATGTTGCGCAAGGCGACGTTCGATGGTGGCGGCGATCCCAAGAAGGCCGTCACGGGCGGAAAACTGAGCGAACTGCTCCACGTACTCGGGCTCGCGGCCGAAGACGAAGAACCCGCGTTGGCCACTGAGGTGAAGCGGCCCGGGTGGGCCGGGCGCACGGTGTTCCGGCAACTCGTGGCCGTGTTCTCCCGCAAGGACCACGGCGCCGAGAAGGGGATCGCCCAGCGCGGACCGGTGAGTCGATTCATGTCTGCGGTAAAGTTCGCGAGCGCGCGGGGGCGCGTTCCGAAGGTCCATGCTGCCCTGCCAGACGCGGCCACGTTCGCGGCGGGCGAAGTCCCACTCGGCGCGCTGAGTGATACGACCGTGTCGCTGCTCGTGCGCTGGCACCGAATGAAAATCGAGTCGCTCCAGTTCTGTGGCGCACCGAACTTCGGGCTGAGTGTGTGGGAAGGCGTGGAGTCGCTGGCACTCACGTTCCCCGCGGCTATGTGGCTCGCGCGCGTGCTCGTCGCGGGCGGCAAAACGCCCGACGCGGCCGTAACACAGGCCGTGCGCATGGTGGACGACAACTTCGGTTTCAACCCGCTGCTCGGCTCGGTCCGCCAGAAATTCGCGCTCCGGCTGATCGCGAACCGCGGCGACCTCCCGCGCCTGGTCGCGTGGTACGGTCGGGTGAACGACGAATAG
- a CDS encoding WD40 repeat domain-containing protein, translating to MRLIEADLGEVRSVVVSPDARLVAASGTNGWCAVFDWASGETVRRYPLNAACDQLAFGPNHAMIYVQHGVLRIDHIGGSSSGPDLVGQCVTAAIAPDGKTLVATQAGTSGSADLKRWSLPARQPLAGFNFWSPFRKLAFSPDGQFLAGIWSEGFELRFAVTGGLDYRHRISNRRWFATPGFVSFTRDSGTCAFGWENEFHILDISTGTSKALHRVDAGDHAGPIPARRRQTVVAAAGLAAPFHDAAFTGSGHYLATVEQPGRWKRWGTYANVWEMVFGPGANRNGRLKLRNPQTWDVVREYDWDCGPLTCLAFTTDGSAGVCGTADGRLVQFDVDE from the coding sequence ATGCGACTGATTGAGGCGGATTTGGGTGAAGTGCGTTCGGTGGTGGTATCCCCCGACGCCCGACTCGTAGCGGCATCCGGTACGAACGGGTGGTGCGCGGTCTTCGATTGGGCGAGCGGCGAAACGGTGCGCCGGTACCCACTGAACGCCGCGTGCGACCAGCTCGCGTTCGGTCCGAACCACGCGATGATCTACGTTCAACACGGCGTGCTCCGCATCGATCACATTGGTGGAAGTTCTTCTGGTCCCGATCTCGTCGGTCAATGTGTGACCGCGGCGATCGCGCCCGACGGGAAGACGCTCGTTGCCACGCAAGCCGGGACGTCCGGGAGCGCCGACCTAAAGCGATGGTCGCTCCCCGCGCGCCAACCACTGGCCGGGTTTAACTTCTGGTCGCCGTTTCGGAAGCTCGCGTTCAGCCCCGACGGGCAGTTCCTCGCGGGCATCTGGTCCGAAGGGTTCGAGTTGCGTTTCGCTGTGACGGGTGGGTTGGATTACCGCCACCGGATATCCAATCGGCGCTGGTTCGCGACGCCCGGCTTCGTTTCGTTCACCCGAGACAGTGGCACGTGCGCGTTCGGGTGGGAGAACGAGTTCCATATCCTCGATATCTCCACGGGGACGTCCAAAGCTCTTCACCGTGTTGATGCGGGCGACCACGCCGGACCGATTCCGGCGCGGCGCCGGCAGACCGTAGTAGCGGCGGCCGGACTCGCCGCACCGTTCCACGACGCGGCATTTACCGGCTCTGGTCACTACTTAGCAACAGTTGAGCAACCCGGTCGGTGGAAGCGGTGGGGAACCTACGCGAACGTATGGGAAATGGTCTTCGGTCCAGGCGCGAACCGGAACGGGCGATTAAAATTGCGGAACCCGCAGACGTGGGACGTCGTTCGCGAGTACGACTGGGATTGCGGACCGCTGACGTGTCTCGCGTTCACCACCGACGGTTCCGCTGGGGTATGCGGCACCGCCGACGGGCGCCTCGTGCAGTTCGACGTGGACGAATGA
- a CDS encoding WD40 repeat domain-containing protein, whose translation MRVLPGPTKSNQVLAWSPDGRWLVAAGIGTGVTVWDVVANAPGQRIMGAGHGGRLMQFSRATGRLFVAFQNGIFCDWNPTTGEERRQLWSEGYTHFSGIAVSASGLEITIRRYRPQIQEIVGFSVADDGTLSETWVREDDKWDYKHSFVYHPNGNLFGIGRHTDEELRFELVEPQSGNLVGSFDRVPETDRVAQWVLSPDGTRVAWIADQALYVQPLAPSQSPLQLPAVEGMHRRGLAWAPDGRTIAYATGTTVRLLDPDTLTEVRALDWNIGKPRAVAFNPDGLRAAVSGDGGRGWVTVFDLE comes from the coding sequence ATGCGCGTACTGCCCGGCCCGACGAAATCGAATCAGGTATTGGCGTGGTCGCCGGACGGGCGCTGGCTCGTGGCCGCGGGCATCGGCACCGGCGTAACCGTATGGGACGTGGTCGCGAACGCTCCGGGCCAGCGCATTATGGGTGCCGGGCACGGTGGACGGTTAATGCAGTTTTCTCGCGCGACGGGGCGATTGTTCGTCGCGTTTCAAAACGGCATCTTTTGTGACTGGAACCCGACAACGGGCGAAGAACGGCGCCAGTTGTGGTCAGAAGGGTACACCCATTTCTCGGGTATCGCGGTGTCCGCAAGCGGCCTGGAAATCACTATCCGCCGCTACCGCCCTCAAATTCAAGAAATTGTCGGCTTCTCGGTAGCAGACGACGGTACCCTGTCCGAAACTTGGGTGCGAGAAGACGACAAATGGGACTACAAACATTCATTCGTCTATCACCCCAACGGGAACCTGTTCGGTATCGGTCGGCACACCGACGAGGAGCTGCGATTCGAGTTGGTGGAACCGCAAAGCGGCAACCTCGTTGGTTCGTTCGACCGGGTTCCCGAAACGGACCGCGTCGCGCAATGGGTTCTCTCGCCCGACGGCACCCGGGTCGCCTGGATCGCGGACCAAGCCCTCTACGTTCAGCCCCTTGCCCCGTCCCAATCGCCCTTGCAACTTCCGGCCGTTGAGGGGATGCACCGGCGCGGGTTGGCGTGGGCACCGGACGGGCGCACCATCGCGTATGCGACCGGTACGACGGTGCGTCTGCTCGATCCGGACACGCTGACCGAAGTCCGCGCGCTCGACTGGAACATCGGGAAACCGCGCGCGGTCGCGTTCAACCCGGACGGACTCCGCGCCGCGGTGAGCGGCGACGGCGGGCGCGGGTGGGTCACCGTATTCGATCTGGAATAA
- a CDS encoding WD40 repeat domain-containing protein, which produces MLVFEGERFTVNAVALCPNGRYLATSTDRIHLRSLTNPDAEPVDLGHRGAAIGFLVDGRLVVAGSAALVIRPSQPKRGAVRFLLPENLVANAVLPDDRLLAASGTSTVTTFALCRIRPDRVEIESQVTVPGKVTVTATAVSPDAKWLAVGAPLSTKHGKARSGVRLCAFDRGEQVGELAEATGALNSLVWSPCGRFIAGTLNTRLVVWSAESGTLVGELEAGGTRLFRGPCFHSSGRFLAAGGANVEGGVYCWDVSTWKELVGYRWPVGPVVSVCFSSDGSLAAAGGERGGITVWDVD; this is translated from the coding sequence GTGCTCGTTTTTGAAGGCGAACGGTTCACGGTGAATGCGGTGGCACTCTGCCCCAACGGGCGCTATTTGGCGACGAGCACGGACCGCATCCATCTGAGGTCGCTCACGAATCCCGACGCCGAACCGGTGGACTTGGGGCACCGGGGCGCCGCGATCGGCTTTTTGGTCGATGGCCGGCTCGTCGTCGCGGGAAGTGCGGCACTCGTGATTCGCCCGAGCCAGCCGAAGCGCGGCGCAGTTCGGTTCTTGCTACCCGAAAATTTGGTGGCGAACGCGGTCCTTCCCGATGATCGGCTGCTTGCCGCGAGTGGTACGTCCACCGTCACGACATTCGCGCTTTGCCGCATCCGCCCGGACAGGGTCGAAATAGAATCGCAAGTCACGGTGCCCGGCAAGGTAACGGTGACCGCGACGGCCGTATCTCCCGACGCCAAATGGCTCGCCGTCGGTGCTCCTCTCTCAACGAAGCACGGCAAAGCGCGCTCCGGGGTCCGGCTGTGCGCATTCGATCGCGGTGAGCAGGTGGGCGAACTGGCCGAGGCAACCGGAGCACTGAATTCACTCGTGTGGTCCCCGTGCGGTCGGTTCATCGCGGGTACGCTCAACACGCGATTGGTCGTATGGTCGGCCGAAAGCGGCACACTCGTGGGCGAACTCGAAGCCGGCGGCACCCGTCTATTCCGCGGACCGTGCTTTCACTCGTCGGGCCGGTTCCTGGCAGCGGGTGGTGCGAACGTTGAAGGCGGCGTGTACTGTTGGGACGTGAGCACCTGGAAGGAACTGGTGGGGTACCGCTGGCCGGTTGGTCCGGTGGTATCCGTGTGTTTCAGCTCCGACGGATCACTTGCCGCGGCCGGGGGCGAAAGAGGCGGCATCACCGTGTGGGACGTGGACTAA
- a CDS encoding protein kinase domain-containing protein → MEQGTLIGETAWGECESAIRAFEDAWHRRGARPDVGAFITPDAPHPTRLLVELVHVDLEFRLRAGEPARAEDYFSRFPALNRRELAVDLLVAEFALRNRHCPPAWPEEFWLRFPEMTGDLRARMPGDGHTGWFTATRPVEHATGPLVGTPVIPGYEILGELGRGGMGVVYKARDLLLNRTVAVKTFASAPRADGCARFAREAEAIARLDHPNIVPVYEVGDWRCASGPTVPYFAMKLYTGGSLDDASAGRGTDPKAHARIVEAVARAVHHAHQRGVLHRDLKPSNILLDDDGHPHVADFGLAGRIDPGDQPTLTAVVAGTPAYMAPEQASNPKQVSTAADVYGLGAILFNRLTGRSPFAAETPLATLDLVTNVPAERPSTLNPTVPRDLDTICLKCLEKDPARRYATAQELADDLERWRLGVPISARPTPAWEHAYRRVRRHPIVSAMVTTTLAALVAAVAVLADSNARISAKEHEVRAAYLRECALRYKLEETLAREQRALYLERVASAGRLYAANQLPQAWAVLDQCPEQFRGWEWRYLDALRKADTPGLVGHTLRINRTAFLPDGRAVSADTSGHVRVWDAAGRAEQWHWAVSTSPIAALSTHPTRNWIAIADGNAVMIWDADSGKQIAQPARGQWAAFNGDGTRLATASNGTVQLWSAPDWKPAGELRGHEQKITAGAFSPDGKRLVTSSFDSSVRTWDLDTEQSIHRRSVPLPVTALAFTDGGRVLVEVHPDAVLFTDSTTGELRDRLDYPGAGRPAVATGTDPRTVAISGANGEIVIWDATKRRTARTLRGHTATVAAVAFCPDGKRLVSGGGDQTVRIWNLAQPLEVRMLADANGGGALSFAPGGKQLAVGFPVLANPSHARSTVLETATGKEIHRFPPRTDIAFHPVSGQLVVGQAGVRVTLLDLATGKDVWTQAFPNAPTTAEGGPFGPLGLRIAFSADGSRLATRGPRSTGVQLWNPVDGSPTGRLETGNSFVYALEFLPNGSRLAVASSDAVTMWDVTTRAQVPWGDGANSRGASTLACSADGRWIATADLDRGVRLRDAATGQTVRTFVGNTMRVNALAFSPDGTRLLTGGSDRTVRVWDVESGQELLSLPGVGDSVSAVAWDRTGDRIYALDDAVRVWGRPRE, encoded by the coding sequence ATGGAACAGGGCACCCTGATCGGCGAGACCGCGTGGGGCGAGTGCGAATCGGCGATCCGCGCGTTCGAGGATGCGTGGCACCGGCGCGGCGCACGGCCCGACGTCGGGGCGTTCATCACCCCGGACGCGCCGCACCCCACGCGGCTGCTGGTCGAGCTGGTTCACGTGGACCTGGAGTTCCGCCTCCGGGCGGGCGAACCGGCCCGGGCCGAGGACTACTTCTCACGCTTCCCGGCGCTGAACCGAAGGGAACTGGCCGTCGATCTGCTCGTCGCCGAGTTCGCGCTGCGGAACCGGCACTGCCCCCCCGCGTGGCCGGAAGAGTTCTGGCTCCGGTTCCCAGAAATGACCGGCGACCTCCGCGCCCGAATGCCGGGCGACGGCCACACCGGTTGGTTCACCGCGACGCGCCCTGTAGAGCACGCGACGGGGCCGCTCGTCGGGACGCCGGTCATCCCCGGCTACGAGATTCTGGGGGAACTCGGGCGCGGCGGGATGGGCGTCGTGTACAAGGCCCGCGACCTGCTCCTCAACCGAACCGTGGCGGTGAAGACGTTCGCGAGCGCCCCGCGCGCCGACGGGTGCGCCCGGTTCGCGCGCGAGGCCGAGGCGATCGCCCGGCTCGACCACCCGAACATCGTTCCGGTGTACGAAGTCGGGGACTGGCGCTGCGCGAGCGGCCCGACGGTCCCGTACTTCGCGATGAAGTTGTACACGGGCGGGAGCCTGGACGACGCTTCGGCCGGGCGCGGGACCGATCCCAAGGCGCACGCGCGAATCGTCGAGGCCGTCGCCCGCGCGGTCCACCACGCCCACCAGCGCGGCGTACTCCACCGCGACCTGAAGCCCTCCAATATCCTGCTCGACGACGACGGGCACCCGCACGTCGCCGACTTCGGCTTAGCCGGGCGCATCGACCCGGGCGACCAGCCGACGCTCACTGCGGTGGTCGCGGGTACGCCCGCGTACATGGCCCCGGAGCAGGCGAGCAACCCGAAGCAGGTGTCCACCGCGGCCGACGTGTACGGGCTGGGCGCGATCCTGTTCAACCGCCTCACCGGGCGCTCGCCGTTCGCCGCGGAAACGCCGCTCGCGACCCTGGATCTGGTCACGAACGTACCCGCCGAGCGCCCGTCGACCCTGAACCCGACCGTTCCGCGGGATCTCGACACCATCTGCCTGAAGTGCCTGGAAAAAGACCCGGCGCGCCGGTACGCGACCGCACAGGAACTGGCCGACGATCTGGAGCGCTGGCGCCTCGGGGTGCCCATCTCAGCGCGCCCGACCCCGGCCTGGGAACACGCCTACCGCCGCGTGCGGCGCCACCCGATCGTTTCCGCGATGGTCACCACCACGCTCGCGGCCCTCGTCGCGGCGGTCGCGGTGCTGGCCGATAGTAACGCCCGAATCAGCGCGAAAGAACACGAGGTGCGCGCCGCGTACCTCCGCGAGTGCGCTCTCCGGTACAAGCTGGAGGAAACGCTCGCCCGCGAGCAACGGGCGCTTTACTTGGAGCGCGTCGCGTCCGCGGGTCGGCTGTACGCGGCCAATCAGCTCCCGCAAGCGTGGGCCGTTCTCGACCAGTGCCCGGAACAGTTCCGCGGGTGGGAATGGCGGTACCTGGACGCACTCCGCAAGGCCGACACCCCGGGCCTCGTCGGGCACACGCTACGAATCAACCGAACCGCGTTCCTGCCGGACGGCCGCGCGGTTTCGGCCGATACCTCCGGGCACGTCCGCGTGTGGGACGCGGCGGGGCGCGCGGAACAGTGGCACTGGGCGGTCAGCACTTCCCCGATTGCCGCTCTCTCCACGCACCCGACCCGGAACTGGATCGCGATCGCCGACGGCAACGCGGTCATGATCTGGGACGCGGACTCCGGCAAGCAAATCGCACAACCGGCACGCGGGCAGTGGGCGGCGTTTAACGGCGACGGCACTCGACTGGCCACGGCCAGCAACGGCACCGTTCAGTTGTGGTCAGCCCCGGACTGGAAACCGGCCGGCGAGCTTCGCGGACACGAGCAGAAGATCACTGCCGGTGCGTTCAGCCCGGACGGAAAGCGACTCGTGACCAGTTCGTTCGATAGCTCCGTTCGCACCTGGGATCTGGACACGGAGCAATCGATTCACCGGCGGTCGGTTCCGCTCCCGGTTACGGCGCTGGCGTTTACCGACGGCGGGCGGGTGCTCGTCGAGGTTCACCCGGACGCGGTTCTGTTCACCGACTCCACGACCGGTGAACTCCGGGACCGACTCGATTACCCCGGCGCCGGGCGCCCGGCCGTCGCGACCGGCACCGATCCGCGCACGGTCGCGATCAGCGGTGCGAACGGGGAGATCGTGATCTGGGACGCGACCAAGCGCCGGACCGCGCGAACCCTGCGCGGGCACACCGCCACAGTCGCGGCCGTCGCGTTCTGCCCGGACGGGAAGCGATTGGTATCGGGCGGCGGGGACCAAACGGTTCGGATCTGGAATCTGGCTCAACCCCTGGAAGTCCGCATGCTCGCGGACGCGAACGGCGGCGGTGCGTTGTCCTTTGCACCGGGCGGGAAGCAGTTGGCCGTCGGGTTCCCTGTTCTCGCGAATCCCTCGCACGCGCGATCGACGGTTCTCGAAACCGCGACCGGTAAAGAGATCCACCGGTTTCCGCCCAGGACGGACATCGCCTTTCACCCGGTTTCCGGGCAACTCGTTGTGGGGCAAGCAGGCGTTCGCGTAACGCTCCTGGACCTCGCCACCGGTAAGGACGTTTGGACGCAAGCGTTCCCGAACGCCCCCACCACGGCCGAAGGCGGCCCCTTCGGTCCGTTGGGTCTGCGCATCGCTTTTAGTGCCGACGGCTCGCGCCTGGCAACCCGCGGTCCGCGGAGCACCGGCGTGCAGTTGTGGAACCCGGTGGACGGTTCTCCGACCGGTCGACTGGAAACTGGCAACTCGTTCGTTTACGCGCTCGAATTCCTCCCCAACGGCTCGCGGCTCGCGGTGGCATCGAGCGACGCGGTCACGATGTGGGACGTCACGACCAGAGCGCAGGTGCCGTGGGGCGACGGCGCCAACAGCCGGGGAGCGTCCACGCTCGCGTGCAGTGCGGACGGGCGCTGGATCGCGACGGCCGATCTGGACCGCGGCGTGCGCCTCCGCGACGCGGCGACCGGGCAAACGGTCCGAACGTTCGTGGGGAACACGATGCGGGTGAACGCCCTCGCGTTCAGTCCGGACGGAACCCGGCTACTCACCGGCGGGTCCGACCGAACGGTCCGCGTGTGGGACGTCGAGTCGGGCCAGGAGCTACTCTCTCTGCCGGGAGTCGGGGACTCGGTTTCCGCGGTCGCGTGGGACCGAACGGGGGACCGCATTTACGCCCTCGACGACGCGGTGCGCGTGTGGGGCCGCCCCCGCGAGTGA
- a CDS encoding RNA polymerase sigma factor, which translates to MSVNDSFAALMGRLRSGEDGAAREVFVRFASRLAGLARSHLDAKLAVKVDPEDVVQSAYKSFFLRQRDGHLDVGTWDGLWGVLTMITLRKCADRAAYYRAEKRNVSRETTGGGAEDSAPAFVDLALDREPLPDEAAALAETVDALFRAIEDPDERAILELSLQGHTATEISEQLGRAERSVRRLRERVRKRLERMQSEV; encoded by the coding sequence ATGTCCGTAAACGACTCGTTCGCCGCACTCATGGGCCGGTTACGGTCCGGCGAGGACGGGGCCGCGCGCGAGGTGTTCGTGCGGTTCGCTTCGCGCCTCGCCGGGCTCGCCCGCTCTCACCTGGACGCGAAACTGGCGGTGAAGGTCGACCCCGAGGACGTCGTTCAGTCCGCGTATAAGAGCTTCTTCTTGCGCCAGCGCGACGGGCACCTGGACGTCGGCACCTGGGACGGGTTGTGGGGCGTGCTCACGATGATTACGCTGCGCAAGTGCGCCGATCGCGCTGCATACTACCGGGCGGAAAAGCGCAACGTGAGCCGCGAAACGACGGGCGGCGGGGCCGAGGACAGCGCGCCGGCGTTCGTCGACTTGGCACTCGACCGCGAACCGCTCCCGGACGAGGCTGCGGCGCTCGCAGAAACCGTGGACGCGCTCTTCCGCGCGATCGAAGATCCGGACGAGCGTGCGATCCTGGAGCTGAGCCTCCAGGGGCACACCGCGACCGAGATCAGCGAGCAACTCGGGCGCGCGGAGCGCTCGGTCCGGCGCCTGCGCGAGCGGGTCCGCAAGCGGCTGGAGCGAATGCAATCGGAAGTGTAA